The following are from one region of the Cyclopterus lumpus isolate fCycLum1 chromosome 21, fCycLum1.pri, whole genome shotgun sequence genome:
- the il1rl1 gene encoding interleukin-1 receptor type 1 isoform X2: MNSSRLLLLIVMVMTPSECSGSAEPQCEGFDVESFYLLEGEAFYFEPYALDSGPLDKMFTWFRKNNNNKTENITSDENEDVHHHGGALFFLNPLIKDSGFYTARQHASSGQCYDYYANFDVSPTVIRRNLYPEIKNSDVNKRIPCPDPIQHTCAVLNGSFTWNKDSKLLQDNHKDHLWIYNMAKADEGIYTCICTWTHNGKEYKSSGSRSLEMEDLNVHRDVMILAPANKEYFAEEGAGLQLTCSVFCGTNVKSKCKASWRVDAVAPYWLAGYNETMETVNLRPSSTTISTAILTIDKVSAQDFKATFECRGQGMYKLESVSLNLKRRETIVPLFVGGVCVLIFCVFAAMLVKCFAIELVLFFRPCFPFSCCDKDGRLFDAYVVYQMQSPDKVTEDTLGHFVAKILPSVLEDKCGYRLFIHGRDDVPGEDRLELVEDRMKQSRRLMVILTPGSGSESESSDQHSVSPQNPEIGGFDWQVGLHHVLLQREMSVILIQLGDQGPQGYTHLPAGLQHLILKNAPIRWPEGSRGAGTRNSRFWKRVRYLMPATPAKRCPQSAVI; encoded by the exons ATGAATTCCTCCCgacttctcctcctcatcgtcatgGTGATGACTCCATCTGAATGTTCAG GGTCGGCCGAGCCCCAATGCGAGGGCTTTGATGTGGAGTCGTTCTACCTTCTTGAAGGGGAGGCGTTTTATTTCGAGCCCTATGCTCTGGACAGCGGCCCTCTGGATAAAATGTTCACCTGGTTCAGaaagaataacaacaataaGACTGAGAATATCACCAGCGACGAGAATGAGGACGTCCATCACCACGGCGGAGCGCTCTTCTTCCTGAACCCCCTCATTAAGGACTCTGGCTTTTACACGGCACG GCAACACGCCTCATCAGGACAGTGTTACGACTATTATGCCAACTTTGACGTCAGCCCTACGGTTATCAGAAGAAACCTCTACCCAGAAATAAAGAACTCTGACGTGAACAAGAGGATCCCATGTCCAGACCCGATCCAACACACATGCGCAGTGTTGAATGGAAGCTTCACCTGGAACAAG GACTCCAAACTCCTTcaagacaaccacaaagatcACCTGTGGATTTACAACATGGCCAAAGCTGACGAGGGCATCTACACGTGCATTTGTACCTGGACGCACAACGGCAAGGAGTACAAATCGTCGGGGTCCAGGAGTCTGGAAATGGAAG ATCTCAATGTTCACCGAGACGTGATGATCCTCGCTCCAGCCAACAAGGAGTATTTTGCAGAGGAAG GCGCTGGCCTCCAGCTGACCTGCTCCGTGTTCTGTGGGACCAACGTGAAATCTAAATGTAAAGCCAGCTGGCGCGTCGACGCCGTCGCTCCCTATTGGCTCGCTGGATACAATGAAACCATGGAAAC AGTCAACCTGAGACCTTCAAGCACCACCATCTCCACTGCAATCCTGACCATCGACAAAGTGTCCGCTCAGGATTTCAAAGCTACATTTGAATGCAGAGGCCAGGGCATGTACAAGCTGgagtctgtctctttaaatctgAAGCGGAGAG AAACAATAGTCCCACTGTTCgttggaggagtgtgtgtgttgattttcTGTGTGTTCGCCGCCATGCTGGTCAAGTGCTTCGCAATCGAACTCGTTCTCTTCTTCAGACCCTGCTTCCCATTCAGTTGTTGCGATAAAG ATGGGAGGCTGTTTGACGCCTACGTGGTCTACCAAATGCAGAGCCCGGACAAGGTCACAGAGGACACGCTCGGTCACTTTGTAGCCAAGATCTTGCCCTCCGTCCTCGAGGACAAGTGCGGATATCGACTCTTCATCCACGGGAGGGACGACGTACCCGGGGAAG ATCGcctggagctggtggaggacCGCATGAAGCAGAGCAGGAGGCTGATGGTCATCCTCACCCCTGGTTCAGGATCAGAGTCAGAGAGCTCAGACCAGCATTCCGTCTCACCCCAAAACCCAGAGATAGGAGGGTTTGACTGGCAG GTGGGGCTCCACCACGTGCTGCTGCAGAGAGAAATGAGTGTGATTCTGATCCAGCTGGGGGATCAGGGcccacaaggatacacacacctTCCCGCCGGCCTACAGCATCTGATTCTCAAGAATGCCCCCATCAGGTGGCCCGAGGGCTCACGGGGCGCCGGCACCAGGAACTCACGCTTCTGGAAGAGAGTGAGATACCTGATGCCGGCCACACCTGCAAAAAGATGTCCACAATCTGCTGTTATTTGA
- the il1rl1 gene encoding interleukin-1 receptor type 1 isoform X1 yields MNMHHDNYFSLFQKMNSSRLLLLIVMVMTPSECSGSAEPQCEGFDVESFYLLEGEAFYFEPYALDSGPLDKMFTWFRKNNNNKTENITSDENEDVHHHGGALFFLNPLIKDSGFYTARQHASSGQCYDYYANFDVSPTVIRRNLYPEIKNSDVNKRIPCPDPIQHTCAVLNGSFTWNKDSKLLQDNHKDHLWIYNMAKADEGIYTCICTWTHNGKEYKSSGSRSLEMEDLNVHRDVMILAPANKEYFAEEGAGLQLTCSVFCGTNVKSKCKASWRVDAVAPYWLAGYNETMETVNLRPSSTTISTAILTIDKVSAQDFKATFECRGQGMYKLESVSLNLKRRETIVPLFVGGVCVLIFCVFAAMLVKCFAIELVLFFRPCFPFSCCDKDGRLFDAYVVYQMQSPDKVTEDTLGHFVAKILPSVLEDKCGYRLFIHGRDDVPGEDRLELVEDRMKQSRRLMVILTPGSGSESESSDQHSVSPQNPEIGGFDWQVGLHHVLLQREMSVILIQLGDQGPQGYTHLPAGLQHLILKNAPIRWPEGSRGAGTRNSRFWKRVRYLMPATPAKRCPQSAVI; encoded by the exons ATGAATATGCATCATGAtaattatttctctctctttcagaaAATGAATTCCTCCCgacttctcctcctcatcgtcatgGTGATGACTCCATCTGAATGTTCAG GGTCGGCCGAGCCCCAATGCGAGGGCTTTGATGTGGAGTCGTTCTACCTTCTTGAAGGGGAGGCGTTTTATTTCGAGCCCTATGCTCTGGACAGCGGCCCTCTGGATAAAATGTTCACCTGGTTCAGaaagaataacaacaataaGACTGAGAATATCACCAGCGACGAGAATGAGGACGTCCATCACCACGGCGGAGCGCTCTTCTTCCTGAACCCCCTCATTAAGGACTCTGGCTTTTACACGGCACG GCAACACGCCTCATCAGGACAGTGTTACGACTATTATGCCAACTTTGACGTCAGCCCTACGGTTATCAGAAGAAACCTCTACCCAGAAATAAAGAACTCTGACGTGAACAAGAGGATCCCATGTCCAGACCCGATCCAACACACATGCGCAGTGTTGAATGGAAGCTTCACCTGGAACAAG GACTCCAAACTCCTTcaagacaaccacaaagatcACCTGTGGATTTACAACATGGCCAAAGCTGACGAGGGCATCTACACGTGCATTTGTACCTGGACGCACAACGGCAAGGAGTACAAATCGTCGGGGTCCAGGAGTCTGGAAATGGAAG ATCTCAATGTTCACCGAGACGTGATGATCCTCGCTCCAGCCAACAAGGAGTATTTTGCAGAGGAAG GCGCTGGCCTCCAGCTGACCTGCTCCGTGTTCTGTGGGACCAACGTGAAATCTAAATGTAAAGCCAGCTGGCGCGTCGACGCCGTCGCTCCCTATTGGCTCGCTGGATACAATGAAACCATGGAAAC AGTCAACCTGAGACCTTCAAGCACCACCATCTCCACTGCAATCCTGACCATCGACAAAGTGTCCGCTCAGGATTTCAAAGCTACATTTGAATGCAGAGGCCAGGGCATGTACAAGCTGgagtctgtctctttaaatctgAAGCGGAGAG AAACAATAGTCCCACTGTTCgttggaggagtgtgtgtgttgattttcTGTGTGTTCGCCGCCATGCTGGTCAAGTGCTTCGCAATCGAACTCGTTCTCTTCTTCAGACCCTGCTTCCCATTCAGTTGTTGCGATAAAG ATGGGAGGCTGTTTGACGCCTACGTGGTCTACCAAATGCAGAGCCCGGACAAGGTCACAGAGGACACGCTCGGTCACTTTGTAGCCAAGATCTTGCCCTCCGTCCTCGAGGACAAGTGCGGATATCGACTCTTCATCCACGGGAGGGACGACGTACCCGGGGAAG ATCGcctggagctggtggaggacCGCATGAAGCAGAGCAGGAGGCTGATGGTCATCCTCACCCCTGGTTCAGGATCAGAGTCAGAGAGCTCAGACCAGCATTCCGTCTCACCCCAAAACCCAGAGATAGGAGGGTTTGACTGGCAG GTGGGGCTCCACCACGTGCTGCTGCAGAGAGAAATGAGTGTGATTCTGATCCAGCTGGGGGATCAGGGcccacaaggatacacacacctTCCCGCCGGCCTACAGCATCTGATTCTCAAGAATGCCCCCATCAGGTGGCCCGAGGGCTCACGGGGCGCCGGCACCAGGAACTCACGCTTCTGGAAGAGAGTGAGATACCTGATGCCGGCCACACCTGCAAAAAGATGTCCACAATCTGCTGTTATTTGA